The genomic interval GCAGGACGGGGCAAGGCCGCTCAACCGCCGCTTCGGGAGCTTCGCGCTCCGAGGTTGCCCCGGACTCCGGTGTCCGTCCCTTCTCGGGGGAGGGGACGGCCACCGGTTCTTCCGCTCTTCGGAGCGCGGGTCAGCGGACCGTGAAGTGGACCGCGTCCTCCAGGAACGGGATGTCCAGCCACGGCTTCGGCTGCGCGACCAGCGCGAGCAGCACGATGAGGACGCCGAGCAGGCCGTACGTCACCAGATCGGTGAAGCGGGACCGCACCGCGAGCATGCCCACCGACCGGACGGTCACGCGCAGGACCGCGCCCAGGACGAGGCCGACGCCGATCAGTATCGTGCCGACGCGGAACGCCTCGTCGAAGGGATCGGCCGCCACGATCAGCAGCCCGACACCGGCCGTGCAGAGCACCGCGAGCAGCGGCCACTGCCGGGCCGGGGCCGGCGCGTCCCCGCCGG from Streptomyces drozdowiczii carries:
- a CDS encoding DUF3017 domain-containing protein, which translates into the protein MPSPPADPVGAGTSPDTGSTEAAAPAATRRSRRFSLTRDTARPEGGGRAAGGDAPAPARQWPLLAVLCTAGVGLLIVAADPFDEAFRVGTILIGVGLVLGAVLRVTVRSVGMLAVRSRFTDLVTYGLLGVLIVLLALVAQPKPWLDIPFLEDAVHFTVR